In one Thermaerobacter sp. PB12/4term genomic region, the following are encoded:
- a CDS encoding cell wall hydrolase produces MRATAMEQATPAARSFTGRAGRSRRPGLPLVGAALALAFVLSGPTAALAIAAKPSEKGGVAGAAGSGPVAVTAKAIPARAGEDEEAAATGGLVAAVQLAEERAADRADKAGAGTNPAGPSTQVSAAAGKGRQEAAGAGSSRERGRTAGKPHTAARAGQAGSRAQVQERAMHLTPRELRLLAQMIEAEAGAEPYEGKVAVGAVILNRVRSPLFPDTVEEVIFQPWQFEPILNGWFWREPSAASWRAARDAARGVDPTGGALYFWNPAKSGYQPHLESRPSAGWIGNHRFAY; encoded by the coding sequence ATGCGGGCTACAGCGATGGAGCAGGCTACCCCGGCGGCCCGAAGCTTTACCGGCCGGGCCGGCCGGAGCCGGCGGCCGGGACTGCCCCTGGTGGGTGCGGCCCTGGCGCTGGCCTTCGTGCTCTCCGGGCCGACGGCGGCCCTGGCCATCGCCGCGAAGCCCTCGGAGAAGGGCGGTGTCGCCGGGGCGGCAGGGTCCGGTCCGGTGGCCGTGACGGCGAAGGCAATCCCGGCCAGGGCCGGCGAGGACGAGGAGGCCGCCGCCACGGGTGGCCTGGTGGCAGCGGTCCAGCTGGCGGAGGAGCGGGCCGCGGACCGGGCCGATAAGGCCGGTGCCGGGACGAACCCGGCCGGCCCGTCGACCCAGGTGAGCGCGGCCGCCGGTAAAGGCCGCCAGGAGGCTGCGGGAGCCGGTTCGTCCCGAGAGCGCGGGCGCACCGCCGGCAAGCCGCACACGGCGGCGAGGGCCGGGCAGGCCGGCTCCCGGGCCCAGGTGCAGGAGCGCGCCATGCACCTGACCCCGCGGGAACTGCGGCTTCTGGCCCAGATGATCGAGGCGGAGGCCGGCGCCGAGCCCTATGAAGGCAAGGTGGCGGTGGGCGCCGTGATCCTGAACCGGGTGCGCAGCCCCCTGTTCCCGGACACTGTCGAGGAGGTCATCTTCCAGCCCTGGCAGTTCGAACCGATTCTCAACGGCTGGTTCTGGCGGGAGCCCAGTGCTGCTTCCTGGCGCGCCGCCCGGGACGCCGCCCGGGGCGTGGACCCCACCGGTGGGGCCCTCTACTTCTGGAACCCGGCCAAGTCCGGGTACCAGCCCCACCTGGAGTCCCGCCCCAGCGCCGGCTGGATCGGCAATCACCGCTTTGCCTACTGA
- the polA gene encoding DNA polymerase I, with translation MDADRQPQVGGSRGATRSGGPRPRPAAGRAKTPPAGNEGGTGGGRRGGTGRSQGRGTGAPSRPQELLAPEPEQLEDKLVLIDGHSLMYRAFFALPPLTTADGLPTNAVYGFLTMLLRLLEEERPRYVVVAFDRGLPAFRVERYAAYKGHRPETPDDLRSQFPVVKEVLAALGIPMVEHDGYEADDLLGTLARRAREAGVGRVLLVTGDRDVLQLVDDGIEVLLTRRGISDVHRYDAARIREEMGIDPAQYLDVKALMGDPSDNIPGVPGIGEKTALKLIQQLGDLESVLANPEAAGGKKLPQALQEYADQARLSRDLARIRTDAPVDFDPQRWCRRPADAGLLRPLLLRLEFRSLVDRLGLGQRTPQAGQVAAEPPGEGAGGAAGAPGTAAVAQGGVGAGEEEAGEEGARGEGAREEGAGLPAQVDQLSAGDVAAWLDEVLGRPAAGTAPVPPDPGAADAAAAAGGVTVVAAWLGEAEGPQGGAGAVLAGLGLAAAGRVGAWLAGEPEDADGDAAGRVLGALSGRPLAGFDLKPLYRWLLRRAGAAGEVPGAATPAGEGSRGEAASRRAARPALPAPVADLKLAAYLLDPVRNRYHLVDTARQFFGWDLEEGPADRPGDPAVCTSSLLGRDAALCARLRPAVEAELAARGLERVYREIELPLVPVLAAMEEAGIAVDRRQLEELGRLFTRRSQELAEQIYELAGETFNINSTQQLGQILFERLGLPVVKKTKTGYSTDAEVLETLAAHHPIAELVLEYRSLVKLQGTYVDGLAEHIGPDGRVHTTFQQTVAATGRLSSTQPNLQNIPIRDEPGRSLRRAFVAPPGHRLVAADYSQIELRVLAHYSGDPGLVEAFAQGQDVHARTASEIFGVPLEQVTPEQRRVAKAVNFGLAYGQTDFGLARALRIDRADARRFMERYFERYPGVKRYMEETVRRARQQGEVTTLLGRRRPVPEIRHRVFHIRQNAERVAINTPIQGTAADIMKLAMIRVHRALAEEGLRARIVLQVHDELLVEAPDAEVAAVAALLRREMEGAFRLDVPLVVEVKAGANWYEMEAVDAGA, from the coding sequence ATGGACGCCGATCGCCAGCCACAGGTGGGCGGGTCGCGGGGCGCGACCCGGTCAGGAGGACCGCGGCCCCGGCCGGCGGCCGGGCGGGCGAAGACCCCGCCGGCGGGGAATGAGGGTGGCACCGGCGGCGGGCGCCGGGGAGGGACGGGGCGCTCCCAGGGCCGGGGCACCGGTGCCCCATCCCGGCCCCAGGAACTGCTGGCGCCCGAGCCGGAGCAACTCGAAGACAAGCTGGTCCTGATCGACGGGCACAGCCTGATGTACCGGGCCTTCTTCGCCCTGCCTCCCCTGACCACGGCCGACGGCCTGCCCACCAACGCCGTCTACGGCTTTCTCACCATGCTGCTCCGCCTCCTCGAGGAGGAGCGGCCGCGGTACGTGGTGGTGGCCTTCGACCGGGGGCTGCCCGCCTTCCGGGTCGAGCGGTATGCCGCCTACAAGGGCCACCGGCCCGAAACCCCCGACGACCTGCGCAGCCAGTTCCCGGTGGTCAAGGAGGTCCTGGCTGCCCTGGGGATCCCCATGGTGGAGCACGACGGCTACGAGGCCGACGACCTCCTGGGCACCCTGGCCCGCCGCGCCCGGGAGGCGGGCGTGGGCAGGGTGCTGCTGGTCACCGGCGACCGGGATGTGCTACAGCTGGTGGACGACGGCATCGAGGTGCTCCTCACCCGGCGCGGCATCAGCGACGTGCATCGCTATGACGCCGCCCGGATCCGGGAGGAGATGGGGATCGACCCGGCCCAGTACCTGGACGTCAAGGCGCTTATGGGCGACCCGTCGGACAATATCCCCGGCGTGCCGGGCATCGGCGAGAAGACCGCCCTCAAGCTGATCCAGCAGCTGGGCGATCTGGAGTCCGTGCTGGCCAACCCCGAGGCGGCCGGGGGCAAGAAGCTGCCCCAGGCGCTGCAAGAGTACGCCGATCAGGCCCGCCTGAGCCGGGATCTGGCCCGGATCCGCACCGACGCGCCCGTGGACTTCGACCCCCAGCGCTGGTGCCGCCGGCCTGCCGATGCCGGGCTCTTGCGGCCCCTGCTCTTGCGCCTAGAGTTCCGCAGCCTGGTGGACCGCCTGGGCCTGGGCCAGCGCACGCCCCAGGCCGGACAGGTGGCCGCGGAACCGCCCGGTGAAGGTGCAGGCGGTGCCGCCGGCGCGCCGGGGACGGCCGCCGTGGCCCAGGGGGGTGTGGGAGCCGGGGAGGAGGAGGCCGGGGAAGAAGGCGCCCGGGGAGAAGGGGCCAGGGAAGAAGGAGCGGGTCTTCCTGCTCAGGTCGACCAGCTGTCCGCCGGGGACGTGGCCGCCTGGCTCGATGAGGTCCTGGGCCGCCCCGCCGCCGGTACCGCCCCGGTTCCTCCGGACCCTGGCGCGGCAGATGCCGCCGCGGCCGCCGGTGGCGTGACGGTGGTCGCCGCCTGGCTGGGGGAGGCGGAAGGTCCCCAGGGGGGTGCCGGCGCCGTGCTGGCGGGCCTCGGCCTGGCCGCGGCGGGCAGGGTGGGCGCCTGGCTGGCGGGAGAGCCGGAGGACGCCGACGGGGACGCGGCCGGTCGCGTCCTGGGGGCGCTGTCCGGCCGGCCGCTGGCCGGGTTCGACCTCAAGCCCCTGTACCGGTGGCTGCTCCGCCGGGCGGGCGCCGCGGGGGAGGTTCCGGGTGCCGCCACGCCCGCCGGGGAGGGCTCGCGGGGTGAAGCCGCGTCCCGCCGGGCCGCCCGGCCCGCTCTTCCGGCGCCGGTGGCGGATCTCAAGCTGGCCGCCTACCTGCTGGACCCGGTGCGCAACCGTTACCACCTGGTGGACACCGCCCGCCAGTTCTTCGGCTGGGACCTGGAGGAGGGACCCGCTGACCGCCCCGGCGACCCCGCCGTTTGCACCTCCTCCCTGCTGGGGCGGGATGCGGCCCTGTGCGCGCGGCTCCGCCCCGCCGTGGAGGCCGAGCTGGCCGCCCGGGGGCTGGAGCGGGTCTACCGGGAGATCGAGCTGCCCCTGGTGCCGGTGCTGGCCGCCATGGAGGAAGCGGGCATCGCCGTCGACCGGCGCCAGCTGGAGGAGCTGGGCCGCCTCTTCACCCGGCGCAGCCAGGAGCTGGCCGAGCAGATCTACGAGCTGGCGGGGGAGACCTTCAACATCAACTCGACCCAGCAGCTGGGCCAGATCCTGTTCGAACGGCTGGGCCTGCCCGTGGTGAAGAAGACGAAGACGGGTTATTCCACCGACGCCGAGGTCCTGGAGACCCTGGCGGCCCACCACCCCATCGCCGAGCTGGTGCTGGAATACCGGTCGCTGGTCAAGCTGCAGGGCACCTACGTGGACGGGCTGGCCGAGCACATCGGCCCCGACGGCCGGGTCCACACCACCTTCCAGCAGACGGTGGCGGCCACGGGCCGGCTCTCCAGCACCCAGCCCAACCTGCAGAACATCCCCATCCGGGACGAACCCGGCCGCTCCCTGCGCCGCGCCTTCGTGGCGCCGCCGGGGCACCGGCTGGTGGCCGCCGACTACTCGCAGATCGAGCTGCGGGTCCTGGCCCACTACAGCGGCGATCCCGGCCTGGTGGAGGCCTTCGCCCAGGGACAGGACGTCCACGCCCGGACGGCCAGCGAGATCTTCGGGGTGCCCCTGGAGCAGGTGACCCCCGAGCAGCGGCGGGTGGCCAAGGCGGTGAACTTCGGCTTGGCCTACGGCCAGACGGACTTCGGGCTGGCCCGCGCCCTGCGCATCGACCGCGCCGACGCCCGCCGCTTCATGGAACGCTACTTCGAGCGGTATCCCGGCGTGAAGCGGTACATGGAGGAGACGGTGCGGCGGGCGCGCCAGCAGGGCGAGGTGACCACGCTGCTCGGGCGGCGGCGGCCGGTGCCCGAGATCCGGCACCGGGTCTTCCACATCCGGCAGAACGCCGAGCGGGTGGCGATCAACACGCCCATCCAGGGCACCGCTGCCGACATCATGAAGCTGGCCATGATCCGCGTCCACCGGGCCCTGGCAGAAGAGGGGCTGCGGGCCCGCATCGTGCTGCAGGTCCACGACGAGCTGCTGGTGGAGGCCCCGGACGCGGAAGTGGCTGCCGTGGCCGCCCTGCTGCGCCGGGAGATGGAGGGCGCCTTCCGCCTCGACGTCCCCCTGGTGGTCGAGGTCAAGGCCGGTGCCAACTGGTACGAGATGGAGGCCGTGGACGCCGGTGCCTGA
- the coaE gene encoding dephospho-CoA kinase (Dephospho-CoA kinase (CoaE) performs the final step in coenzyme A biosynthesis.), with translation MPAGGARAARRPLLIGLTGGIGSGKSSVAAMLASLGAAVVDADAIARAVVEPGEPALARLVEAFGPGILRPDGTLDRRALGRRVFGDDAARKTLEGIVHPAIRKRTWDRIGALMAAGSHPAVVWDVPLLFEVGAEKLVDQVWVVTAPRAVRLQRLRQRDPDLSPEELERRMAAQMPLEEKAARAHVVIDNGGDLEATRRQVEAAWRRHVLREEGSATRQGSRPGDRPGDRAGSGRRTGAEGGSGC, from the coding sequence ATGCCTGCCGGCGGCGCCCGCGCCGCCCGGCGGCCCCTGCTGATCGGTCTGACGGGCGGCATCGGGAGCGGCAAGAGTTCCGTGGCAGCCATGCTGGCGTCCCTGGGTGCCGCCGTGGTGGACGCCGACGCCATCGCCCGCGCGGTGGTCGAACCCGGCGAGCCGGCCCTGGCCAGGCTGGTGGAAGCCTTCGGCCCCGGCATCCTGCGTCCTGACGGCACCCTGGACCGGCGGGCTCTGGGACGCCGGGTCTTCGGCGATGATGCGGCGCGCAAGACGCTGGAGGGCATCGTTCATCCCGCCATTCGCAAGCGCACGTGGGACCGCATCGGCGCCCTGATGGCGGCGGGAAGCCATCCGGCTGTGGTGTGGGACGTGCCCCTGCTCTTCGAGGTCGGGGCCGAGAAGCTGGTCGACCAGGTCTGGGTCGTCACCGCCCCGCGCGCCGTGCGCCTCCAGCGGCTGCGGCAGCGGGATCCCGACCTCTCCCCGGAGGAACTGGAACGGCGCATGGCGGCGCAGATGCCCTTGGAGGAGAAGGCGGCCCGGGCCCATGTGGTGATCGACAACGGCGGCGATCTGGAGGCGACCCGCCGCCAGGTGGAGGCGGCGTGGCGGCGGCACGTGTTGCGTGAAGAGGGCTCCGCGACCCGGCAGGGCTCCAGGCCCGGCGACCGTCCCGGGGACCGGGCGGGTTCCGGTCGCCGTACCGGTGCGGAGGGAGGCAGCGGGTGCTGA
- a CDS encoding DUF4349 domain-containing protein, translating to MRWSWIDFLAGFPGLGLHPVRWLDGDARAQLPPQRRQAVERHLARCPRCRALAEAEAQARMALASLEPVEPPPGLLEAILARTGIPAGVPSPATAASAPAHRPDAGQPVVGPAPGERAEPAARPGPEQGDRHGGRNGPGRRWVPGRGPGRRPLPAVLAAAAMVALVLLAGRFGGTGDGPAGSQSTPPGRQGLPALETAGTPAGGPAVATDRDGLRDGGAVTANRAGAGEAAEAGAEGFGDGPGAAEGAGPSDPAGVPAPGPRGGDAAEAGLLATDSGRDQQGPWLIRSGRLELAVPDVEPAFREAQAVARRLGGFTEQAQLEGGGPARFAYLVLRVPDDRLEEAMDRLADLAGDGRVDLRALSAEDVSRQWVDTQARLANLRAQEERLRQLAGRSGSVEELLKVEQELWRVRGDIEQLEGQVRYWEQAMRLARIELAIEALAPQPAPPAGDLFTRVRLAWQASLRSLASLATLALVGVAVVLPYAVLAGAGLLAWRSWRRWRGR from the coding sequence ATGAGATGGTCCTGGATCGACTTCCTGGCCGGTTTCCCGGGCCTGGGGCTCCACCCGGTCCGCTGGCTTGACGGCGACGCCCGCGCCCAGCTGCCGCCGCAGCGGCGGCAGGCCGTCGAGCGCCACCTGGCCCGTTGCCCCCGGTGCCGGGCTCTGGCGGAAGCCGAAGCCCAGGCTCGCATGGCCCTGGCGTCCCTGGAGCCCGTGGAGCCGCCGCCCGGCCTGCTGGAGGCCATCCTGGCCCGGACCGGGATCCCGGCCGGCGTCCCCTCTCCCGCAACGGCAGCGTCCGCACCAGCTCACCGGCCGGATGCGGGACAGCCGGTGGTGGGGCCCGCACCCGGGGAAAGGGCCGAACCGGCGGCAAGGCCCGGCCCGGAGCAAGGGGACCGCCACGGGGGCCGCAACGGCCCAGGGCGCCGCTGGGTTCCGGGGCGCGGGCCGGGGCGCAGGCCCCTGCCGGCGGTGCTGGCGGCCGCGGCGATGGTGGCCCTGGTCCTCCTGGCCGGCCGGTTCGGCGGCACAGGTGACGGCCCGGCCGGCTCGCAAAGCACCCCTCCGGGCCGGCAGGGCCTGCCCGCCTTGGAAACGGCGGGCACCCCCGCCGGCGGCCCTGCGGTGGCGACCGATCGCGACGGGCTCCGGGACGGCGGGGCCGTGACGGCGAACCGGGCGGGCGCGGGGGAGGCCGCAGAGGCCGGAGCGGAGGGATTCGGGGACGGGCCGGGAGCGGCTGAAGGAGCCGGGCCCTCGGACCCCGCCGGCGTGCCGGCTCCCGGACCCCGGGGCGGTGACGCCGCCGAAGCCGGCCTCCTGGCTACGGATTCGGGTCGGGACCAGCAGGGCCCGTGGCTGATCCGCTCCGGGCGCCTGGAGCTGGCCGTGCCGGACGTGGAGCCCGCCTTCCGGGAGGCGCAGGCCGTGGCCCGGCGGCTGGGAGGCTTCACCGAGCAGGCGCAGCTGGAGGGCGGAGGACCGGCCCGCTTCGCCTACCTGGTGCTCCGCGTGCCCGACGACCGGCTGGAGGAGGCCATGGACCGCCTGGCGGACCTGGCCGGTGACGGCCGGGTCGATCTGAGGGCCCTGAGTGCCGAAGACGTCTCCCGCCAGTGGGTGGATACCCAGGCCCGCCTGGCCAACCTCCGGGCGCAGGAGGAACGGCTGCGGCAGCTGGCCGGGCGCTCGGGCAGCGTGGAGGAGCTGCTCAAGGTGGAACAGGAGCTGTGGCGGGTGCGGGGGGACATCGAGCAGCTGGAGGGCCAGGTCCGCTACTGGGAACAGGCCATGCGCCTGGCCCGGATCGAGCTGGCCATCGAGGCTCTGGCGCCGCAGCCTGCACCCCCCGCCGGCGACCTGTTCACCCGGGTCCGCCTGGCCTGGCAGGCCTCGCTGCGGTCCCTCGCCTCCCTGGCCACCCTGGCGCTGGTGGGGGTGGCGGTGGTGCTGCCGTACGCCGTCCTGGCCGGTGCCGGCTTGCTGGCCTGGCGCAGCTGGCGGCGGTGGCGGGGACGTTGA
- a CDS encoding S8 family serine peptidase, translating into MGTRRHPVPTGVDPRCPSWRRRVVAWAAAGGLILLSLGQALAAVAASPGPGRGAGSPLFSAVTVTAAGAPSAPSGPGAAAGGDGDGAAASGKEPARAARPAGIPPILTDTDGDRVSQDLEDWLAQALPGDRQVVIVRLQPGTLGREGGVHRLVGRWQAAVGSFAAGPSWQHALEGFAARLTPGQIRALAQQPEVAAIEPDRPVQAHLGTATTWTGVRQAWSDFGVTGDRDGRPTAYSRTDVVIAVIDTGIDAAHVDLDGGKVIGWYDAVRGRTTPYDDNGHGTHVASIAAGTGEGNAAYAGVAPGAALVGIKVLNQQGSGTTSQILSGIDWMVRNKDTYGIRIGNMSLGAAGCSDGTDSLSTAVNNAVAAGIVMMVAAGNEGPNRCTIGAPGAATGAVTVGAVYDPGERGWVLAEFSSRGPTADGRVKPDVTAPGRNITAAKAGSTSGYVTYSGTSMATPFIAGTAALMLDANYGLTPSQVKSLLTASGNVKDFGPGGKDIDWGAGISIAYNAVKAAGGYSGSFSDGLQHAYWSGSLSGSGDGDLYSVTVTDASRPLGLTMNMASNPTCGIWSCSPDFDLYLYDPAGRLVARSEGTARQEQILYQPSATGTYRVEVYSYAGSGSYHLDASYR; encoded by the coding sequence ATGGGTACACGGCGTCATCCCGTACCCACAGGGGTCGATCCTCGGTGCCCGTCCTGGCGGCGCCGGGTGGTGGCCTGGGCAGCCGCCGGGGGCCTGATCCTGCTCTCCCTGGGCCAGGCGCTGGCTGCCGTGGCGGCGTCGCCGGGGCCGGGCCGGGGGGCCGGCAGCCCGCTGTTTTCGGCGGTGACGGTCACAGCGGCCGGTGCTCCCTCGGCGCCATCCGGACCCGGGGCGGCAGCCGGTGGGGACGGCGACGGCGCGGCGGCAAGCGGAAAGGAGCCCGCCAGGGCGGCGCGGCCCGCCGGGATTCCGCCCATCCTGACGGACACCGACGGGGACCGGGTGAGCCAGGATCTGGAGGACTGGCTGGCCCAGGCGTTACCTGGCGACCGGCAGGTGGTGATCGTCCGGCTGCAGCCCGGGACTTTGGGACGGGAGGGCGGCGTGCACCGGCTTGTTGGCCGGTGGCAGGCGGCGGTGGGGAGCTTCGCGGCCGGTCCCTCCTGGCAGCACGCCCTGGAGGGATTCGCGGCGCGCCTGACCCCTGGGCAGATCCGCGCCCTGGCCCAGCAGCCCGAGGTGGCGGCCATCGAGCCGGACCGGCCCGTCCAGGCCCACCTCGGCACCGCCACCACCTGGACCGGGGTCCGCCAGGCCTGGAGCGACTTCGGCGTGACGGGCGACCGGGACGGGCGGCCCACGGCCTACTCCCGTACCGACGTGGTGATCGCCGTCATCGACACGGGCATCGACGCGGCCCACGTCGACCTGGACGGCGGGAAGGTGATCGGGTGGTACGACGCCGTGCGGGGCCGCACCACCCCCTACGACGACAACGGCCACGGCACCCACGTGGCCAGCATCGCCGCCGGCACCGGCGAGGGGAACGCCGCCTACGCCGGCGTGGCGCCGGGTGCGGCGCTGGTGGGCATCAAGGTGCTAAACCAGCAGGGCAGCGGCACCACCTCCCAGATCCTCAGCGGCATCGACTGGATGGTCCGGAACAAGGACACCTACGGCATCCGCATCGGCAACATGTCCCTGGGGGCCGCCGGCTGCTCCGACGGCACCGACTCGCTGTCGACGGCGGTGAACAACGCCGTGGCGGCGGGGATCGTCATGATGGTGGCGGCGGGCAACGAGGGGCCCAACCGCTGCACCATCGGGGCCCCTGGTGCGGCGACCGGCGCCGTCACCGTGGGGGCCGTTTACGACCCCGGCGAGCGGGGCTGGGTCCTGGCCGAGTTCTCCAGCCGCGGGCCGACGGCCGACGGCCGCGTCAAGCCCGACGTGACCGCCCCGGGCCGCAACATCACGGCGGCGAAGGCCGGTTCGACCAGCGGGTACGTGACCTACAGCGGAACGTCCATGGCCACGCCCTTCATCGCCGGCACGGCGGCCCTGATGCTGGACGCCAACTACGGGCTCACGCCCTCCCAGGTGAAGAGCCTGCTCACCGCCTCGGGTAACGTGAAGGATTTCGGTCCCGGAGGCAAGGACATCGACTGGGGCGCCGGCATCAGCATCGCCTACAACGCGGTCAAGGCCGCCGGCGGGTACAGCGGTAGCTTCAGCGACGGCCTGCAGCACGCCTACTGGTCGGGATCCCTGTCGGGCAGCGGGGACGGCGACCTCTACAGCGTGACCGTCACCGACGCCAGCCGGCCCCTGGGCCTGACCATGAACATGGCCTCGAACCCCACCTGCGGCATCTGGAGCTGCAGCCCGGACTTCGACCTCTACCTGTACGATCCGGCCGGACGCCTGGTGGCGCGCTCCGAGGGAACGGCCCGGCAGGAGCAGATCCTCTACCAGCCGTCGGCCACGGGTACCTACCGGGTGGAGGTCTACAGCTACGCGGGCTCGGGGAGCTACCACCTGGACGCCAGCTACCGTTAG
- a CDS encoding cell wall hydrolase gives MANCRWRRALAGLLAGVSLSVLAVMGSTVPAAASEGGPAFVTHYVQRGETVWKISRKYGVPMEDIVQLNRLPSASVVWAGTYLAIPRIDRYDIYTVRRGDTLFKIAGAYGLTAAELQQANALAGDLILPGQRLIVPLGGSTGAPSGGNAAPAPAPAPSRPQAGGAGVRATDYELRLLAQMVEAEAAGEPYVGKVAVAAVILNRVKSPLFPDTVADVLFEPYQFEPVLNGTFWQEPSAESWQAAIDAVTGWDPTGGALYFWNPVKSGYQPFLESRPSAGWIGNHRFAY, from the coding sequence ATGGCGAATTGTCGGTGGCGGCGCGCGCTGGCCGGCCTGCTGGCCGGGGTGAGCCTGTCCGTCCTGGCCGTGATGGGCAGCACGGTCCCGGCGGCGGCCTCCGAGGGGGGTCCGGCCTTCGTCACCCATTACGTCCAGCGCGGCGAGACCGTCTGGAAGATCAGCCGCAAGTACGGGGTTCCGATGGAAGACATCGTCCAGCTGAACCGCCTCCCGTCGGCCAGCGTGGTCTGGGCCGGCACCTACCTGGCCATCCCCAGGATCGACCGCTACGACATCTACACCGTGCGCCGGGGCGATACCCTGTTCAAGATCGCCGGCGCCTATGGGCTGACGGCCGCCGAGCTGCAGCAAGCCAATGCGCTGGCCGGCGACCTGATCCTGCCCGGGCAGCGGCTGATCGTTCCCCTGGGTGGCTCGACGGGCGCGCCCTCGGGCGGGAATGCCGCGCCGGCACCCGCGCCGGCTCCCTCCCGGCCGCAGGCGGGCGGAGCGGGGGTGCGCGCGACCGACTATGAACTGCGCCTGCTGGCCCAGATGGTCGAGGCCGAGGCCGCCGGCGAGCCCTACGTGGGCAAGGTGGCCGTGGCGGCCGTGATCCTCAACCGGGTGAAGAGCCCGCTGTTCCCCGATACCGTGGCGGACGTGCTGTTCGAGCCGTACCAGTTTGAGCCGGTGCTGAACGGGACCTTCTGGCAGGAACCCAGCGCCGAGTCCTGGCAGGCGGCCATCGACGCGGTCACCGGCTGGGACCCCACGGGCGGCGCCCTCTACTTCTGGAATCCCGTCAAGTCGGGCTACCAGCCCTTCCTGGAGAGCCGGCCCAGCGCGGGCTGGATCGGCAACCACCGGTTCGCCTACTGA
- a CDS encoding translation initiation factor 2, whose product MTGPDGRPRPGEGRGAPTNQGGSQGGALHPGNPESAASRPARARSNGRRGRPVQPEAGAPERDDLTAAGAPASFTDDDRWIDELEELADSQARAMGIRPQVEFEVPGLRVTADIGGEEPGRTAYGAPEATRPAPGEGGPATPPGAGRRPGAGPGAGHGGAPRTRG is encoded by the coding sequence ATGACAGGACCAGATGGCAGGCCGCGCCCCGGTGAAGGGCGCGGTGCTCCGACGAACCAGGGAGGGAGCCAGGGCGGGGCCCTGCACCCGGGCAACCCGGAGAGCGCGGCCAGCAGGCCGGCCCGGGCGAGGTCGAACGGCCGCCGCGGCCGCCCGGTTCAACCGGAAGCGGGGGCCCCGGAGCGCGACGATCTGACCGCTGCCGGCGCACCGGCCTCCTTCACCGACGACGACCGCTGGATCGACGAGCTGGAGGAACTGGCGGACAGCCAGGCACGCGCCATGGGCATCCGGCCCCAGGTGGAATTCGAGGTGCCGGGCTTGCGGGTGACCGCGGACATCGGCGGGGAGGAGCCCGGCCGCACCGCGTACGGCGCGCCGGAAGCGACCCGGCCGGCACCCGGCGAGGGCGGGCCCGCCACGCCGCCCGGGGCCGGCCGCCGGCCCGGCGCCGGCCCCGGGGCCGGGCACGGCGGTGCACCAAGGACCCGGGGATAG
- the mutM gene encoding bifunctional DNA-formamidopyrimidine glycosylase/DNA-(apurinic or apyrimidinic site) lyase, with protein sequence MPELPEVETIRRDLEHHLAGARITRVHVLRPEVVCGAGGEAIGPEAFQAALEGARFRRFARRGKYLLIELHRPAGDPAARSGPNTTPVLPDEPAPAPVPAGVGSRAGGTAAPGAPGAPAGGQAPGGGSPPPAGGGSNAPAGPGRVAGGTAPTAGAEEAPAGRRVRPAGPGAGRLWLAIHLRMTGRLTLARRGEPRPPHTHVVFELEPGPGRPWEELRFSDVRRFGRLYLMPDNPLARARSRPAGRRAGREGTHAGTGLRGLYTLGPEPLSRRFGAAELGRRLAGRRAPIKAVLLDQRVVAGLGNIYADEALFRAGLHPARPAGSLTGQEVARLARAIRGVLREAVAAGGTTFSDYRDGLGREGRFARRLAVYDREGHPCPRCGTPVAALRLAGRTSHYCPRCQPSGSGWCSGPRGWTS encoded by the coding sequence GTGCCTGAACTGCCCGAGGTGGAGACCATCCGGCGCGACCTGGAACACCATCTGGCCGGCGCCCGGATCACCCGGGTCCACGTCCTGCGGCCCGAGGTGGTATGCGGTGCCGGGGGGGAGGCCATCGGGCCGGAGGCCTTTCAGGCCGCCCTGGAGGGAGCCCGTTTCCGCCGCTTTGCCCGCAGGGGCAAGTACCTGCTCATCGAGCTGCACCGGCCGGCGGGGGATCCTGCGGCCAGGTCCGGGCCCAACACCACGCCCGTGCTCCCGGACGAACCGGCCCCGGCGCCCGTGCCCGCCGGCGTGGGGTCCCGGGCCGGCGGGACGGCCGCTCCGGGCGCCCCGGGCGCGCCGGCCGGGGGCCAGGCTCCGGGTGGGGGCTCTCCCCCACCGGCAGGGGGTGGGTCCAATGCCCCCGCAGGTCCGGGGCGGGTCGCTGGGGGTACGGCCCCAACGGCCGGGGCGGAGGAAGCGCCGGCCGGGAGGCGGGTTCGACCGGCCGGGCCGGGCGCCGGGCGGCTGTGGCTGGCGATCCACCTGCGCATGACCGGCCGGCTCACCCTGGCGCGGCGGGGCGAGCCGCGGCCGCCTCACACCCACGTGGTGTTCGAACTCGAGCCAGGTCCGGGCCGCCCGTGGGAGGAACTGCGTTTTTCCGACGTGCGCCGCTTCGGCCGGCTGTATCTGATGCCGGACAACCCCCTGGCCCGCGCCCGCAGCCGGCCGGCGGGGCGCCGGGCGGGCCGGGAAGGAACCCATGCAGGAACCGGCCTGCGAGGCCTCTACACCCTTGGGCCCGAACCCCTCAGCCGCCGCTTCGGCGCCGCCGAACTGGGCCGGCGCCTGGCCGGGCGCCGGGCGCCCATCAAGGCCGTGCTCCTGGATCAGCGGGTGGTGGCGGGGCTCGGCAACATCTATGCCGACGAGGCCCTCTTCCGCGCCGGCCTCCACCCGGCCCGGCCGGCGGGATCCCTAACGGGCCAGGAGGTGGCGCGCCTCGCCCGGGCCATCCGCGGGGTGCTGCGGGAGGCGGTGGCGGCCGGTGGCACCACCTTCTCCGATTACCGCGACGGGCTGGGGCGGGAAGGCCGGTTTGCCCGCCGGCTGGCGGTCTACGACCGGGAGGGCCACCCCTGCCCCCGCTGCGGCACCCCCGTGGCAGCCCTTCGCCTGGCCGGCCGCACCAGCCACTACTGCCCTCGCTGCCAGCCGAGCGGATCCGGGTGGTGCTCGGGCCCGCGCGGCTGGACAAGCTGA